The Paenibacillus uliginis N3/975 genome has a window encoding:
- a CDS encoding ATP-grasp domain-containing protein produces the protein MKKLMVLGAGISQLPLIKTAKKMGLYVIVLSRQGDYPGFAWADKVYYEDTTDTDKVAEIARLEGIDGICTTGTDVAVKSIGKVVDEIGVSGLNYESAQLSSNKWEMKQAFMEHGVRTAKFVKVKNKEEAYAAFEVLSLPLIFKAVDSGASKGIVKVTDIEQVDYAYEKVRRDTKLDFFIVEEFIEGTEFGAQAFVYNNEIQFIMPHGDLMFYGDAGVPIGHYVPYELPDEVEQDLFSQLKQSILALQLNNCAINADFILKDEKVFVLEIGGRAGATCLPELVSTFYGFDYYEQMVRAALHMNPIFSVQSFQPCACELLLSDKEGEITELVNGNASHVDIIQISFDYNIGDKINKFRVGTDRIGQIIVKGGRLDEVMNRLNEVKGNINVQLK, from the coding sequence ATGAAAAAACTGATGGTATTAGGTGCAGGCATCTCCCAGCTTCCCTTAATTAAAACAGCAAAAAAGATGGGATTGTACGTCATTGTTCTGAGTAGGCAGGGAGACTACCCAGGATTTGCTTGGGCTGATAAAGTTTATTATGAGGATACAACAGATACAGATAAAGTAGCGGAAATCGCCCGACTTGAAGGAATCGATGGAATATGTACGACAGGTACGGATGTGGCTGTAAAGTCGATTGGCAAGGTAGTTGATGAAATCGGGGTTAGCGGTTTGAACTACGAGTCTGCCCAGCTATCGTCAAATAAATGGGAAATGAAACAGGCTTTTATGGAGCATGGCGTGAGAACCGCCAAATTTGTAAAAGTCAAAAATAAAGAGGAGGCCTATGCTGCCTTCGAAGTACTGTCGCTGCCTCTCATTTTTAAAGCTGTAGACAGTGGAGCGAGTAAGGGGATTGTGAAGGTAACGGATATAGAACAAGTGGATTACGCATACGAAAAAGTGAGAAGAGACACAAAACTCGATTTTTTTATCGTTGAAGAATTTATTGAAGGAACCGAGTTTGGAGCACAAGCTTTTGTGTATAATAACGAGATTCAATTTATTATGCCGCACGGTGATCTTATGTTTTATGGAGACGCCGGTGTGCCTATCGGTCATTATGTACCTTACGAGTTACCAGATGAGGTGGAGCAGGATCTATTCTCTCAGTTAAAGCAAAGCATTCTGGCGCTGCAACTAAATAATTGCGCGATTAATGCAGATTTTATTTTAAAAGACGAAAAGGTGTTTGTTCTTGAAATTGGGGGTAGAGCGGGAGCAACATGTTTGCCGGAACTAGTGTCTACTTTCTATGGATTCGATTATTATGAACAGATGGTTAGGGCTGCTCTCCATATGAACCCTATTTTTTCTGTCCAGTCTTTTCAACCCTGTGCCTGTGAACTCTTGTTATCCGACAAGGAGGGTGAAATTACTGAACTTGTGAATGGGAACGCTAGTCATGTAGATATTATTCAAATATCTTTTGATTACAATATAGGTGACAAAATAAACAAATTCCGAGTGGGTACGGATCGGATCGGGCAAATAATCGTCAAAGGCGGCCGTTTAGATGAGGTTATGAATCGATTGAATGAAGTTAAAGGAAATATAAATGTACAATTAAAGTGA
- the rfbC gene encoding dTDP-4-dehydrorhamnose 3,5-epimerase has product MKIIDTKLKGAKLIEPTVHLDHRGFFLESYNEHTLKQSGIGYNFIQDNHSLSYDAGVLRGLHYQLAPEGQTKLVRVTRGAIFDVIVDIRKGSPTFGQWEGFVLSASNYRQLLVPQGFAHGFCTLVPDCEVLYKVDAYYSAEHDRGIAWNDPDLNIEWPVYKPVLSDKDSKHPPLVAAENNFDYKG; this is encoded by the coding sequence ATGAAGATCATAGATACAAAGCTGAAAGGTGCAAAATTAATTGAACCGACGGTTCATCTCGACCATCGTGGATTCTTTTTAGAGAGTTACAACGAACATACACTCAAGCAATCCGGCATTGGTTATAACTTTATTCAGGATAACCACTCATTGTCCTACGATGCTGGAGTCCTTAGAGGGCTTCATTATCAGCTGGCTCCTGAAGGGCAAACGAAACTGGTTCGCGTGACGAGAGGTGCGATCTTTGATGTCATTGTTGATATTCGAAAAGGTTCACCTACTTTCGGCCAATGGGAAGGTTTTGTTTTGTCTGCATCCAATTATCGGCAACTGCTTGTTCCTCAAGGGTTTGCCCATGGCTTTTGCACTCTTGTGCCCGATTGTGAAGTTCTATATAAGGTTGATGCCTATTACTCGGCTGAACATGATCGCGGAATCGCTTGGAATGATCCAGATTTGAATATCGAATGGCCCGTTTATAAACCTGTTCTTTCAGATAAGGATTCGAAGCATCCGCCTTTAGTGGCGGCAGAGAACAATTTTGATTACAAAGGGTGA